One Halomonas sp. M4R1S46 genomic window carries:
- a CDS encoding secondary thiamine-phosphate synthase enzyme YjbQ — MTWDQQEIRLAPRPRGFHLITDEITAALPGLADLEVGLLHLQLLHTSASLTLNENADPDVRHDMDAFLRDLVPGDLPYFRHTLEGPDDMPAHVAASLLGTQLTLAVRGGRLALGTWQGLWLGEHRDQGGARRLMATLNGR; from the coding sequence ATGACCTGGGACCAGCAGGAGATCCGCCTCGCCCCCCGCCCCCGGGGCTTTCACCTGATCACCGACGAGATCACGGCCGCCCTGCCGGGGCTCGCCGACCTGGAAGTAGGCCTGCTGCACCTGCAGCTGCTGCATACCTCGGCCTCGCTGACCCTCAACGAGAACGCCGACCCGGACGTGCGCCATGATATGGACGCCTTCCTGCGCGACCTGGTGCCCGGCGACCTGCCCTACTTCCGCCATACGCTAGAGGGGCCGGACGACATGCCCGCCCATGTGGCGGCGAGCCTGCTCGGCACCCAGCTGACCCTCGCGGTGCGCGGCGGTCGGCTGGCGCTCGGCACCTGGCAGGGCCTCTGGCTCGGCGAGCATCGCGATCAGGGCGGTGCCCGACGGCTCATGGCGACCCTCAACGGGCGCTGA
- the maiA gene encoding maleylacetoacetate isomerase gives MTTLYGYFRSSAAYRVRIALNLKGLAYDQAPVNLVRGEQRGDDFRARNPQGLVPVLETDEGHRLTQSLAICEYLEERHPAPALLPADAAGRARVRGLAQLVASEIHPLDNLRVLKYLVHELEVDDAAKLAWYHHWIHEGFAALEAMLTREAGTGEFCHGDTPTLADICLVPQVFNAERFDCDLSAYPTIRRIVATCRGLPAFQQAAPQAQPDAT, from the coding sequence ATGACGACGCTGTATGGCTACTTCCGCTCGTCGGCCGCCTATCGGGTGCGCATCGCGCTGAACCTCAAGGGCCTGGCCTATGACCAGGCCCCGGTCAACCTGGTCAGGGGCGAGCAGCGCGGCGACGACTTCCGGGCCCGCAATCCCCAGGGCCTGGTCCCGGTGCTCGAGACCGACGAGGGCCACCGCCTGACCCAGTCGCTGGCGATCTGCGAATACCTGGAGGAGCGCCATCCCGCCCCCGCCCTGCTGCCGGCGGACGCCGCCGGGCGGGCCCGGGTCCGCGGACTGGCCCAGCTGGTGGCCAGCGAGATCCATCCCCTCGACAACCTGCGTGTGCTCAAGTACCTGGTCCACGAGCTCGAGGTCGACGACGCGGCCAAGCTGGCCTGGTACCACCACTGGATCCACGAGGGCTTCGCCGCCCTGGAGGCCATGCTGACCCGGGAGGCCGGCACGGGCGAGTTCTGCCACGGCGACACGCCGACCCTGGCGGATATCTGCCTGGTGCCCCAGGTCTTCAATGCCGAGCGCTTCGACTGCGACCTCTCGGCCTACCCGACGATCCGGCGGATCGTGGCCACCTGCCGGGGGCTGCCGGCTTTCCAGCAGGCCGCCCCGCAGGCGCAGCCGGACGCCACCTGA
- a CDS encoding fumarylacetoacetate hydrolase family protein, producing MKLATLKTGRDGELIVVSRDLSRAVRATEIALTLQQAIENWDEFSPQLEALYTRLNEDQAEGAFDLDMASLHSPLPRTYNWADGSAYLNHVQLVRRARNAEMPETFWTDPLMYQGGGDRFLGPRDDIEAVSEAHGIDFEGEIAVITDDVPMAVAPEQAAGHIKLVMLVNDVSLRGLIPGELAKGFGFFQAKPASAFSPICVTPDELGDAWQDGKVHLPLTVHLNGEKFGEPEAGPDMIFGFPQLVAHAARTRYLGAGAIIGSGTVSNPDADGGPGKPVADGGVGYSCLAEVRMVETILHGEAKTPFMRFGDRVRIEMFDRQGQSIFGAIDQQVVKYDPE from the coding sequence ATGAAACTCGCTACCCTCAAGACCGGTCGTGACGGCGAACTGATCGTGGTCTCCCGCGACCTCAGCCGCGCCGTTCGCGCCACCGAGATCGCCCTCACCCTGCAGCAGGCCATCGAGAACTGGGACGAGTTCAGCCCGCAGCTCGAGGCCCTCTACACCCGGCTCAACGAGGACCAGGCCGAGGGCGCCTTTGACCTCGACATGGCGAGCCTGCACTCGCCGCTGCCGCGCACCTACAACTGGGCCGACGGCTCGGCCTACCTCAATCATGTGCAGCTGGTGCGCCGGGCCCGCAATGCCGAGATGCCGGAGACCTTCTGGACCGATCCGCTGATGTACCAGGGCGGCGGCGATCGCTTCCTGGGACCCCGGGACGACATCGAGGCCGTCAGCGAGGCGCATGGCATCGACTTCGAGGGCGAGATCGCGGTGATCACCGACGACGTGCCCATGGCCGTCGCCCCGGAGCAGGCCGCCGGCCACATCAAGCTGGTCATGCTGGTCAACGACGTCAGCCTGCGCGGCCTGATCCCGGGCGAGCTGGCCAAGGGCTTCGGCTTCTTCCAGGCCAAGCCGGCCTCCGCCTTCTCGCCGATCTGCGTGACGCCGGACGAGCTGGGCGACGCCTGGCAGGACGGCAAGGTCCACCTGCCGCTCACCGTGCACCTCAATGGCGAGAAGTTCGGCGAGCCGGAGGCGGGCCCCGACATGATCTTCGGCTTCCCGCAGCTGGTGGCCCATGCGGCCAGGACCCGCTACCTGGGCGCCGGCGCCATCATCGGCTCCGGCACGGTCTCCAACCCCGACGCCGATGGCGGCCCCGGCAAGCCGGTCGCCGACGGCGGGGTGGGCTACAGCTGCCTGGCCGAGGTGCGCATGGTGGAAACCATTCTCCACGGCGAGGCGAAGACCCCCTTCATGCGGTTCGGCGATCGCGTGCGCATCGAGATGTTCGACCGCCAGGGCCAGAGCATCTTCGGCGCCATCGACCAGCAGGTCGTGAAGTACGACCCCGAGTGA
- the hmgA gene encoding homogentisate 1,2-dioxygenase has translation MVTDTLEYQSGFRNHFATEALPDALPKGQNSPQRCAYGLYAEQLTGSAFTSPRPQNLRSWLYRIRPSVVQGAYQPLDNRRVATAPLAEPAADPNQMRWDPAPLPDAPTDFVEGLLTIAVNGDAGAQSGCGVHVYAFNADMTERFFYDADGELLIVPQLGTLRLRTELGELDVANGEIAVIPRGIKFQVRRGDGVDAARGYVCENYGSPLELPGLGPIGANGLANPRDFQSPVAAYEDRPGDISLVAKFAGRFWQTRLDHSPLDVVAWHGNYAPYKYDLANFNTINTVSFDHPDPSIFTVLTSASDTPGMANLDFVIFPPRWMVAENTFRPPWFHRNLMSEFMGLIHGAYDAKAEGFVPGGASLHNCMSPHGPDAETFDKASTAELTPQYLGNTLAFMFESRYVYHPTGAALDADFRQRDYVDVWSTLRSHFDPTQP, from the coding sequence ATGGTCACCGATACCCTTGAGTATCAAAGCGGTTTTCGCAATCACTTCGCCACCGAGGCGTTGCCCGATGCCTTGCCCAAGGGTCAGAACTCTCCCCAGCGCTGCGCCTATGGCCTCTATGCGGAACAGCTGACCGGCTCGGCCTTCACCTCGCCGCGCCCGCAGAACCTGCGCAGCTGGCTGTACCGCATCCGCCCCTCGGTGGTGCAGGGCGCCTATCAGCCGCTGGACAACCGGCGCGTGGCCACCGCGCCGCTGGCCGAGCCGGCCGCCGACCCCAACCAGATGCGCTGGGATCCGGCCCCCCTGCCCGACGCCCCCACCGATTTCGTCGAGGGTCTGCTGACCATCGCCGTCAACGGTGACGCCGGCGCCCAGTCGGGCTGTGGCGTGCATGTCTATGCCTTCAACGCGGACATGACCGAGCGCTTCTTCTACGACGCGGACGGGGAACTGCTGATCGTGCCCCAGCTGGGCACGCTGCGGCTGCGCACCGAGCTGGGCGAGCTGGACGTGGCCAATGGCGAGATCGCGGTCATCCCCCGCGGGATCAAGTTCCAGGTGCGGCGCGGCGACGGGGTGGACGCGGCCCGGGGCTATGTCTGCGAGAACTACGGCAGCCCCCTGGAACTGCCGGGCCTGGGGCCCATCGGCGCCAACGGCCTGGCCAACCCCCGGGACTTCCAGAGCCCGGTCGCGGCCTACGAGGACCGCCCGGGCGACATCTCGCTGGTGGCCAAGTTCGCCGGTCGCTTCTGGCAGACCCGCCTGGACCATTCCCCGCTGGACGTGGTGGCCTGGCACGGCAACTACGCGCCCTACAAGTACGACCTGGCCAACTTCAACACCATCAACACCGTGAGCTTCGACCACCCGGATCCCTCGATCTTCACGGTGCTCACCTCGGCCTCGGACACCCCGGGCATGGCCAACCTGGACTTCGTGATCTTCCCGCCGCGCTGGATGGTGGCCGAGAACACCTTCCGCCCGCCCTGGTTCCACCGCAACCTGATGAGCGAGTTCATGGGCCTGATCCACGGCGCCTACGATGCCAAGGCCGAGGGCTTCGTGCCGGGAGGCGCCAGCCTGCACAACTGCATGTCGCCGCATGGGCCGGATGCCGAGACCTTCGACAAGGCCTCCACGGCAGAGTTAACACCGCAGTATCTAGGGAATACGTTGGCCTTCATGTTCGAGAGCCGCTATGTCTATCACCCGACCGGCGCCGCGCTGGACGCCGATTTCCGCCAGCGCGACTACGTCGATGTCTGGTCGACGCTGCGCTCGCACTTCGACCCGACCCAGCCCTGA
- a CDS encoding MarR family winged helix-turn-helix transcriptional regulator, translating to MEVDERSSGEHGASAGAEGDAGSGSLPRAELDLSQFLPYRLNRLADRISDELERMYAERYDINVAQWRVLAWLSHCDELTAKKICTYTNMDKARVSRAVQALEDRGLIHREPSVHDQRVHDLHLTPAGEELLASLVPDAQAWEAELVATLSVGEYRDLFNAMGKLERQLERIGRR from the coding sequence ATGGAGGTAGACGAGCGATCAAGCGGTGAGCATGGGGCCTCCGCCGGCGCGGAGGGGGATGCCGGATCCGGTTCCCTTCCCCGTGCGGAGCTGGATCTGTCCCAGTTCCTGCCCTATCGGCTCAACCGGCTGGCCGATCGCATCAGCGACGAGCTGGAGCGCATGTACGCCGAGCGCTACGACATCAATGTCGCCCAGTGGCGGGTGCTGGCCTGGCTCAGCCACTGCGACGAGCTGACGGCGAAGAAGATCTGCACCTACACGAACATGGACAAGGCGCGGGTCTCGCGCGCCGTTCAGGCGCTGGAGGACCGTGGCCTGATCCATCGGGAGCCGTCGGTCCACGACCAGCGCGTCCATGACCTGCACCTGACCCCGGCGGGCGAGGAACTGCTCGCGAGCCTGGTCCCCGATGCGCAGGCCTGGGAAGCCGAACTGGTGGCCACCCTGAGCGTTGGCGAGTATCGCGACCTGTTCAATGCCATGGGCAAGCTGGAGCGGCAGCTGGAGCGGATCGGCCGGCGTTAG
- a CDS encoding threonine/serine dehydratase, translating into MLDIATLREARARLGDTLPVTPLVPDHGLSERLGRRVWLKAESLQRTGSFKARGALNWLRTASPDELAGGLGAVSAGNHALGLAWAARQAGVPVTIVMPEDASAFKVAGSRELGAEVILHGDIHAAWTLMHRLVDERGLTLVHPYDDERIIAGQGSVGLELLDQAPEASAVLCPIGGGGLISGIGVAAAALRPSLRLIGVEPLGAASMAHAWAEGGPAPLARVETAAKSLAAAIVGEHTYPLCRAHVTALAQVGEADLERAMHHLLYGAKLMVEPGAAVGIAALLARHGPDLPPDGDLVVVLTGANLGPDELRDFT; encoded by the coding sequence ATGCTCGACATCGCCACCCTTCGCGAGGCCCGGGCGCGCCTGGGCGACACCCTGCCCGTCACGCCCCTGGTGCCGGACCATGGCCTCTCCGAGCGCCTCGGCCGGCGGGTCTGGCTCAAGGCCGAATCGCTGCAGCGGACCGGTTCCTTCAAGGCCCGCGGGGCCCTGAACTGGCTGCGCACCGCGAGCCCCGACGAGCTGGCCGGCGGCCTGGGGGCGGTCTCGGCCGGCAACCATGCCCTGGGGCTGGCCTGGGCCGCCCGCCAGGCCGGGGTGCCGGTGACCATCGTCATGCCCGAGGACGCCAGCGCCTTCAAGGTCGCGGGCAGCCGCGAGCTGGGTGCCGAGGTGATCCTCCACGGCGACATCCACGCCGCCTGGACGCTCATGCACCGGCTGGTGGACGAGCGCGGCCTGACCCTGGTGCATCCCTACGACGACGAGCGCATCATCGCCGGCCAGGGCAGCGTCGGCCTGGAGCTGCTCGACCAGGCCCCCGAGGCCAGTGCCGTGCTCTGCCCCATCGGCGGCGGCGGACTGATCTCGGGCATCGGCGTGGCTGCCGCGGCCCTGCGGCCGTCGCTGCGCCTGATCGGGGTGGAGCCCCTGGGCGCGGCCAGCATGGCCCATGCCTGGGCCGAGGGCGGCCCGGCCCCGCTGGCCCGGGTCGAGACCGCCGCCAAGAGCCTCGCCGCGGCCATCGTCGGCGAGCACACCTACCCGCTGTGCCGGGCCCATGTGACGGCCCTGGCGCAGGTCGGCGAGGCCGACCTCGAGCGCGCCATGCATCACCTGCTCTACGGCGCCAAGCTGATGGTCGAGCCCGGCGCCGCCGTGGGCATCGCCGCCCTGCTGGCCAGGCACGGGCCCGACCTGCCGCCGGACGGCGACCTGGTGGTGGTGCTCACCGGCGCCAACCTCGGCCCCGACGAGCTGCGCGACTTCACCTGA
- a CDS encoding extracellular solute-binding protein, protein MRASGLCRACALALGLWAAWPAAAAPEGITVLSWGGAYERAQQRALFTPFTAATGTPVSVARYDGGLAGLRRAVATGEVPWDVMDMTRSEAMAACREGLLAPLSPSLAEPAPDGTPAERDFIDGAFGPCSITHSVFATVVAYRRDAFPGRRPTRIADLFDQRRFPGPRALQRTPSVNLEWALLSYDVPREELYRLLSTRRGLSLALERLAGLEDLRWWEAGSTPPQLLAEGEVVMASGYNGRFFDAMVNRDVPIDILWDGQVQEHEVWAIPRQAPHPEAARAFIRFATATERQAALTRYIPYGPSRHSAAMRITTHEDSGIDMRLHIPTHPLNAERAVTKDEAWYARTRERIGDYFRAALLPDADETTPDD, encoded by the coding sequence GTGCGGGCTAGCGGCCTCTGCCGGGCGTGCGCCCTGGCACTGGGGCTCTGGGCGGCCTGGCCGGCCGCCGCCGCCCCCGAGGGCATCACCGTGCTGAGCTGGGGGGGCGCCTACGAGCGCGCCCAGCAGCGCGCCCTCTTCACGCCCTTCACCGCGGCCACCGGCACCCCGGTCAGCGTGGCCCGCTACGATGGCGGGCTCGCCGGCCTGCGCCGGGCCGTTGCCACGGGCGAGGTGCCCTGGGACGTGATGGACATGACCCGCAGCGAGGCCATGGCGGCCTGCCGCGAGGGGCTGCTCGCGCCGCTGTCGCCGTCGCTGGCCGAGCCGGCACCGGACGGCACCCCCGCCGAGCGCGACTTCATCGACGGCGCCTTCGGTCCCTGCAGCATCACCCACTCGGTGTTCGCCACCGTGGTGGCCTATCGCCGCGACGCCTTCCCCGGCCGGCGGCCCACGCGGATCGCCGATCTCTTCGATCAGCGGCGCTTCCCCGGCCCGCGGGCCCTGCAGCGCACCCCCTCGGTCAACCTGGAATGGGCCCTGCTGTCCTACGACGTGCCCCGCGAGGAGCTCTACCGGCTGCTCAGCACTCGGCGCGGCCTGTCGCTGGCCCTGGAGCGCCTGGCCGGCCTGGAGGACCTGCGCTGGTGGGAGGCCGGCAGCACCCCGCCCCAACTGCTGGCCGAGGGCGAGGTGGTGATGGCCTCGGGCTACAACGGCCGTTTCTTCGATGCCATGGTCAACCGCGACGTGCCCATCGACATCCTCTGGGACGGCCAGGTCCAGGAGCACGAGGTGTGGGCCATCCCGCGCCAGGCGCCGCATCCCGAGGCGGCCCGGGCCTTCATCCGTTTCGCCACCGCCACCGAGCGCCAGGCGGCGCTGACCCGCTATATTCCCTACGGGCCCTCGCGGCACAGTGCCGCCATGCGCATCACCACCCACGAGGACAGCGGCATCGACATGCGCCTGCACATTCCCACCCATCCGCTCAACGCCGAGCGGGCGGTGACCAAGGACGAGGCCTGGTATGCCCGGACCCGGGAGCGCATCGGCGACTACTTCCGCGCGGCCCTGCTCCCCGACGCCGACGAGACGACGCCCGACGACTGA
- a CDS encoding chloride channel protein — protein MPQAGDRAVQGPGGVIRFLGLVLLGALIGGLAALAAVGFVAAVLWLNDLLLISPRGRMMFAHPELLALATVLVPAIGGLVVGQLHRAIPERRPHTPADVIAAVQTRRGRLPARAGVLSALSGLVSLGAGASVGQYGPLVHMGATLGSAATRLLRLGRSEDNITIACGVAAAIATAFNAPLAGIVFAHEVVLRHYALRAFAPVAAAALVGHVIATNVLARGALFHVVEPALPRPWEFAAFLAIGGLGALVAGAYMRSILAVGRLAARLPLAPPLRPALAGAMLGVVALWVPDILGMGQEALRFATIAGAFGGLELGVVLVLKLAATALCLGMGFGGGVFSPALVIGTLFGALCGTLVAAAGGAQDTFVFYAICGMVAVTAPVIGAPLTSLLIVFELTGSYALTTAALASVTLASPIAAQLFGRSLFDIQLAGRGLDLSSGRSRAVLEDARLEQLMSQEGVTLRPDASVAEAVARLGRAGHGEAYLVDAEGRYRGSVTLADLEVIREQGEEARTVDDCPQTPRPVLGPQTSVWTAMRQLQEMTGEAIAVVDDDDTFLGVVFEASIARAFLRYSDELRREEHGAG, from the coding sequence ATGCCACAGGCAGGGGACCGCGCGGTGCAGGGACCGGGGGGCGTCATTCGCTTCCTGGGCCTGGTGCTGCTGGGGGCACTCATCGGCGGCCTGGCGGCGCTGGCGGCCGTGGGGTTCGTGGCCGCGGTGCTGTGGCTCAACGACCTGCTGCTGATCTCCCCCCGCGGGCGTATGATGTTCGCCCACCCCGAGCTGCTGGCCCTGGCCACCGTGCTGGTGCCGGCCATCGGCGGCCTGGTGGTGGGCCAGCTGCACCGCGCCATTCCCGAGCGTCGCCCCCACACCCCCGCCGACGTGATCGCCGCGGTCCAGACCCGGCGCGGCCGCCTGCCTGCCCGGGCCGGGGTGCTCTCGGCCCTCTCCGGCCTGGTCTCCCTGGGGGCCGGGGCCTCGGTGGGCCAGTACGGCCCGCTGGTGCACATGGGCGCGACTCTCGGCTCGGCGGCGACGCGGCTGCTGCGCCTGGGCCGCTCGGAGGACAACATCACCATCGCCTGCGGCGTCGCGGCGGCCATCGCCACCGCCTTCAACGCGCCCCTGGCGGGCATCGTCTTCGCCCACGAGGTGGTACTGCGCCACTATGCCCTGCGCGCCTTCGCGCCGGTGGCCGCGGCGGCCCTGGTCGGGCACGTGATCGCCACCAACGTGCTGGCCCGCGGGGCCCTCTTCCACGTGGTCGAGCCCGCCCTGCCCCGACCCTGGGAGTTCGCCGCCTTCCTCGCCATCGGCGGCCTCGGCGCCCTGGTGGCCGGCGCCTACATGCGCAGCATCCTGGCGGTGGGCCGCCTCGCCGCTCGCCTGCCTTTGGCGCCCCCGCTGCGCCCGGCGCTGGCCGGGGCGATGCTCGGCGTGGTCGCGCTGTGGGTCCCCGACATCCTGGGCATGGGCCAGGAGGCCCTGCGCTTCGCCACCATCGCCGGGGCCTTCGGCGGCCTCGAGCTGGGCGTGGTGCTGGTGCTCAAGCTGGCGGCCACGGCGCTGTGCCTGGGGATGGGCTTCGGTGGCGGGGTGTTCAGCCCGGCGCTGGTGATCGGCACCCTCTTCGGTGCGCTGTGCGGCACCCTGGTGGCCGCGGCCGGCGGCGCCCAGGACACCTTCGTCTTCTACGCCATCTGCGGCATGGTGGCGGTGACCGCGCCGGTGATCGGCGCCCCCCTGACCAGCCTGCTGATCGTCTTCGAGCTCACCGGCAGCTATGCCCTGACCACCGCGGCCCTGGCCAGCGTGACCCTGGCGAGCCCCATCGCCGCCCAGCTGTTCGGCCGCTCGCTGTTCGACATCCAGCTCGCCGGGCGCGGGCTCGACCTCTCCTCGGGGCGCAGCCGCGCGGTGCTCGAGGACGCCCGGCTCGAGCAGCTGATGAGCCAGGAGGGCGTGACCCTGCGCCCCGACGCCAGCGTGGCCGAGGCCGTGGCGCGGCTCGGCCGAGCCGGCCACGGCGAGGCCTACCTGGTCGACGCCGAGGGCCGCTACCGGGGCAGCGTGACCCTGGCCGACCTGGAGGTGATCCGCGAGCAGGGCGAGGAGGCGCGCACGGTGGACGACTGCCCGCAGACGCCGCGCCCGGTGCTCGGCCCGCAGACCTCGGTGTGGACGGCGATGCGCCAGCTGCAGGAGATGACCGGCGAGGCCATCGCCGTGGTGGATGACGACGACACCTTCCTGGGCGTGGTCTTCGAGGCGAGCATCGCCCGGGCCTTCCTGCGCTACAGTGACGAGCTGCGGCGGGAGGAACACGGTGCGGGCTAG
- a CDS encoding GFA family protein yields the protein MSQHYRGGCFCGAVQVEVVGAPEAMGYCHCESCRHWSAGPVNAFTLWKPEAVQITQGREELDSYQKTPNSRRQWCRRCGGHVLTEHPGMGLVDVYAALLADLPFEPRLHVHYQEAVLRIPDGLPKMKDVPVELGGSGETLDE from the coding sequence ATGAGTCAGCACTATCGAGGCGGCTGTTTCTGTGGCGCCGTGCAGGTAGAGGTCGTGGGGGCGCCGGAGGCCATGGGGTATTGTCACTGTGAGTCCTGCCGGCACTGGTCGGCCGGCCCGGTGAACGCCTTCACCCTCTGGAAGCCCGAGGCGGTGCAGATCACCCAAGGCCGTGAGGAGCTGGACAGCTACCAGAAGACCCCCAATAGCCGGCGCCAATGGTGCCGGCGTTGCGGCGGCCATGTCCTGACCGAGCACCCCGGGATGGGCCTGGTCGATGTCTACGCGGCGCTGCTGGCCGATCTGCCCTTCGAGCCCCGGCTGCATGTGCACTACCAGGAGGCGGTGCTGCGGATCCCTGATGGCCTGCCCAAGATGAAGGACGTCCCGGTGGAGCTCGGCGGGTCCGGAGAAACCCTGGACGAATAG
- a CDS encoding PLP-dependent aminotransferase family protein — protein MTIWTPTLPDDGPRYRRIAEALAEAITSGELAPGEKLPPQRQLADRLGVTVGTITRAYAEAHRQAWVESRVGSGTYVRRPAEADHAPFFRAGQPVADGVIDISMSLPPPHPLRARGLQRALQAITEDPAALQAATDYQPEAGSEAQRARIAAWQGSLGLPDDPTRLLITQGGQHGIHLVTRTLAQPGDLVAGDALTYPGFVCAAQQAHLRLMAVPMDEDGMDVEALARLCARQPPRLLYTTPDLNNPTGARLSDARRERLAALAREHDIWLVEDAVQYLPEAERGTPLIELAPERTLHIFSTSKVLAGGLRIGSLTVPEQLQERLCSALRSQSWMVPPLMVEAACRWMEDPGSRELLRWQVDELAARRTLALERLAAYGPMSREGSSLVWLPLPAGRRSSEVQALLARRGVKVSTPEPFCMGSEPAPQAVRLCLGPAETREILDRALTIVDELLSEPPSSPWQTL, from the coding sequence ATGACAATCTGGACACCGACCCTCCCCGACGATGGCCCCCGCTATCGCCGCATCGCCGAGGCCCTGGCCGAGGCCATCACCAGCGGCGAGCTGGCCCCGGGCGAGAAGCTGCCGCCCCAGCGCCAGCTCGCCGATCGCCTGGGCGTCACCGTGGGCACCATCACCCGGGCCTACGCCGAGGCCCACCGCCAGGCCTGGGTGGAATCCCGCGTCGGCAGCGGCACCTATGTGCGCCGACCGGCCGAGGCGGACCACGCGCCCTTCTTTCGCGCCGGCCAGCCGGTGGCGGACGGGGTCATCGACATCAGCATGAGCCTGCCGCCGCCCCACCCGCTGCGTGCCCGGGGCCTGCAGCGGGCGCTGCAAGCGATCACCGAGGACCCCGCGGCCCTGCAGGCCGCCACCGACTACCAGCCGGAGGCGGGCAGCGAGGCCCAGCGGGCGCGCATCGCCGCCTGGCAGGGCAGCCTCGGCCTCCCCGACGACCCCACGCGATTGCTGATCACCCAGGGGGGCCAGCACGGCATTCACCTGGTGACGCGCACCCTCGCCCAGCCGGGCGACCTGGTGGCAGGCGACGCCCTGACCTATCCCGGCTTCGTCTGCGCCGCCCAGCAGGCTCACCTGCGTCTGATGGCAGTGCCGATGGACGAGGACGGCATGGACGTCGAGGCCCTGGCCCGGCTGTGCGCCCGTCAACCGCCACGCCTGCTCTACACCACTCCGGACCTCAACAATCCCACCGGGGCACGGCTCTCCGACGCCCGTCGCGAGCGCCTGGCGGCCCTGGCCCGGGAACATGACATCTGGCTGGTCGAGGACGCGGTGCAGTACCTGCCCGAGGCCGAGCGAGGCACGCCGCTGATCGAGCTGGCCCCCGAACGCACCCTGCACATCTTCAGCACGTCCAAGGTGCTGGCCGGCGGGCTGCGCATCGGCAGCCTCACGGTGCCTGAGCAGTTGCAGGAACGCCTCTGCTCGGCCCTGCGCTCCCAGAGCTGGATGGTGCCGCCGCTGATGGTGGAGGCGGCCTGTCGCTGGATGGAGGATCCCGGCAGCCGCGAGCTGCTGCGTTGGCAGGTCGACGAGCTCGCCGCTCGCCGCACCCTGGCACTGGAACGCCTGGCCGCCTACGGGCCGATGAGCCGCGAGGGCTCGTCGCTGGTATGGCTGCCGCTGCCGGCGGGACGACGCAGCAGCGAGGTGCAGGCACTGCTCGCCCGGCGAGGGGTCAAGGTCTCCACCCCCGAGCCGTTCTGCATGGGCAGCGAGCCGGCGCCCCAGGCCGTGCGACTATGCCTGGGCCCGGCCGAGACCCGCGAGATCCTCGATCGAGCGTTAACAATCGTCGATGAGCTATTATCGGAGCCGCCCTCCTCGCCCTGGCAGACCCTATGA